The Arachis hypogaea cultivar Tifrunner chromosome 19, arahy.Tifrunner.gnm2.J5K5, whole genome shotgun sequence genome has a window encoding:
- the LOC112779665 gene encoding uncharacterized protein: protein MDGLNWDDATSQIIARNNTPILWSKQQQSQEIILTYPNSEHLINYQQQDAATVVKSSAIMSLSENGPYNMDNYYQISGKYMTDFNMAQQHQQHDHHHHHCLISSATNSNTNDDDNDGISKILLSDDDCKNYLWNLSSSTTDAASSAESESNNNNNNDASMLPCSHQNSSDHQQYINQGGQFNPIIITNKDHSPIIKIENPPRSKKPRWEKTPFSSTISFQNPNEASATMSSTSTTEEEADPEAIAQMKEMIYRAAAFRPVNLLDSDEVIEKPKRKNVRVSSDPQTVAARQRREKISQKIRVLQKIVPGGTKMDTASMLDEAANYLKFLRSQVKALENLGNNTTKVEAMDYNNYNSFVFSFNPSFHSQIHF from the exons ATGGATGGTCTCAATTGGGATGATGCAACTTCACAAATTATTGCAAGAAATAACACACCAATCTTATGGagcaaacaacaacaaagtcaagAAATAATTCTTACATACCCAAATTCAGAACATTTGATTAATTATCAGCAGCAAGATGCAGCAACAGTAGTGAAATCTTCAGCCATAATGTCACTATCAGAAAATGGACCTTACAACATGGATAATTATTACCAGATAAGTGGTAAGTACATGACAGATTTCAACATGGCCCAACAGCACCAACaacatgatcatcatcatcatcattgcttgATTTCATCAGCTACAAATAGCAAcactaatgatgatgataatgatgggaTTTCAAAGATCTTGTTATCTGATGATGATTGCAAAAACTACTTGTGGAACTTGAGTAGTTCCACTACTGATGCTGCTTCCTCTGCTGAATCTGAaagtaacaacaataataataatgatgcttCTATGCTTCCATGCTCTCATCAAAACTCCTCAGATCATCAACAATACATCAACCAAGGAGGACAATTCAATCCTATTATTATCACTAATAAGGATCACTCACCAATTATCAAGATAG AGAATCCACCAAGATCCAAGAAACCCAGATGGGAAAAGACTCCATTTTCATCAACAATAAGTTTCCAAAACCCAAATGAAGCATCAGCAACAATGTCATCAACTTCAACCACTGAAGAAGAAGCTGATCCAGAGGCTATAGCACAAATGAAGGAAATGATATACAGAGCAGCAGCATTCAGGCCAGTGAACTTGTTAGACTCAGATGAAGTGATTGAGAAGCCAAAGAGGAAGAATGTGAGGGTTTCAAGTGATCCACAAACTGTGGCTGCAAggcaaagaagagagaaaataagccaaaaaatCAGGGTTTTGCAGAAGATTGTTCCTGGTGGAACCAAAATGGACACTGCATCAATGCTTGATGAAGCTGCAAATTATCTTAAGTTTTTAAGGTCACAGGTTAAGGCACTTGAAAATTTAGGGAACAACACTACTAAAGTTGAAGCAATggattataataattataatagttTTGTATTCTCTTTCAACCCTTCCTTCCATTCTCAAATTCATTTTTGA